A portion of the Pseudarthrobacter defluvii genome contains these proteins:
- the glyA gene encoding serine hydroxymethyltransferase, giving the protein MAFEQVVSPSLNADLSVLDPEIAAKIDDELGRQRDGLEMIASENHTAAAVMQAQGSVLTNKYAEGYPGKRYYGGCEHVDVIEQLAIDRVKALFGAEFANVQPHSGAQANASVMHALIKPGDTIMGLNLAHGGHLTHGMKINFSGKLYNVVPYQVREDTHTIDMAEVERLAQEHKPQLIVAGWSAYARQLDFAEFRRIADSVGAYLMVDMAHFAGLVAAGLHPSPVPHAHVTTSTTHKTLAGPRGGIILSNDPDVAKKINSAVFPGQQGGPLEHVIAGKAVAFKIAASEEFRERQERVLAGARILAQRLVQPDVTAKGISVVSGGTDVHLVLVDLRNCALNGQQAEDRLAAIDITVNRNAVPFDPRPPMVTSGLRIGTPALATRGFGEDAFREVADIIAEALIADADADLSGLRHRVEALAAAHPLYPGIAPLS; this is encoded by the coding sequence ATGGCCTTCGAGCAGGTGGTCTCCCCCAGCCTGAACGCCGACCTGTCCGTCCTGGACCCCGAGATCGCGGCAAAGATCGACGACGAACTGGGCCGCCAGCGCGACGGCCTGGAAATGATCGCTTCCGAGAACCACACTGCCGCAGCCGTAATGCAGGCGCAGGGCTCGGTACTGACCAACAAGTACGCCGAGGGCTACCCCGGCAAGCGCTACTATGGCGGCTGCGAGCACGTGGACGTTATCGAGCAGCTCGCCATCGACCGGGTGAAAGCCCTGTTCGGCGCGGAGTTCGCCAACGTCCAGCCGCACTCCGGCGCGCAGGCAAACGCCTCGGTGATGCACGCACTGATCAAGCCCGGTGACACCATCATGGGCCTGAACCTTGCCCACGGCGGCCACCTAACCCACGGCATGAAGATCAACTTCTCCGGGAAGCTGTACAACGTGGTGCCGTACCAGGTCCGTGAGGACACCCACACCATCGACATGGCGGAAGTGGAGCGGCTGGCGCAGGAGCACAAGCCGCAGCTGATCGTGGCTGGCTGGTCGGCCTACGCAAGGCAGCTGGACTTCGCTGAGTTCCGGCGGATCGCGGACTCCGTTGGTGCCTATCTGATGGTGGACATGGCGCACTTCGCCGGGCTGGTGGCCGCGGGCCTGCACCCGTCGCCGGTCCCGCATGCCCATGTCACCACCTCCACCACGCACAAGACCCTTGCCGGTCCGCGCGGCGGCATCATCCTGTCCAACGACCCCGACGTTGCCAAGAAGATCAACTCCGCCGTGTTCCCGGGGCAGCAGGGCGGGCCGCTGGAGCACGTGATCGCCGGCAAGGCTGTGGCGTTCAAGATCGCCGCCTCCGAGGAGTTCCGTGAGCGGCAGGAGCGGGTCCTCGCAGGTGCCCGCATCCTGGCCCAGCGCCTGGTCCAGCCCGACGTCACGGCCAAGGGCATCAGCGTGGTGTCCGGAGGCACGGATGTGCACCTGGTCCTCGTGGACCTGCGGAACTGCGCGCTCAACGGACAGCAGGCCGAAGACCGACTCGCGGCAATCGATATCACCGTCAACCGCAATGCAGTCCCCTTCGACCCACGTCCTCCGATGGTGACGTCGGGCCTGCGCATCGGCACCCCCGCCCTGGCCACCCGTGGCTTCGGCGAGGACGCCTTCCGCGAGGTTGCGGACATCATCGCCGAGGCATTAATCGCCGACGCCGATGCCGACCTTTCCGGTCTGCGTCACCGCGTCGAAGCACTCGCCGCAGCCCACCCGCTCTACCCGGGCATCGCACCGCTGTCCTGA
- the gcvH gene encoding glycine cleavage system protein GcvH, with the protein MSNVVAELKYSAEHEWVAVDGSGPAGIGISAVAADALGDIVYVDLPEVGSTVTAGETCGEVESTKSVSDLYAPVTGEVTEINDAVVSDPALINSDPYGAGWLFKVAVTEEGPLLSAEEYAAANGGEL; encoded by the coding sequence ATGAGCAACGTTGTAGCTGAACTGAAGTACTCCGCCGAGCATGAATGGGTTGCTGTTGACGGGTCCGGGCCTGCGGGGATTGGTATTTCCGCCGTGGCCGCCGATGCCCTGGGCGACATTGTGTACGTGGATCTGCCCGAGGTGGGTTCTACCGTGACCGCCGGCGAGACCTGCGGCGAGGTGGAATCCACCAAGTCCGTGTCCGACCTCTACGCGCCCGTCACCGGTGAGGTCACCGAGATCAACGACGCCGTGGTGTCCGACCCCGCACTCATCAACAGCGACCCTTACGGCGCCGGCTGGCTCTTCAAGGTGGCCGTCACCGAGGAAGGCCCGCTGCTGTCCGCTGAGGAATACGCTGCGGCAAACGGCGGCGAACTGTGA
- the gcvT gene encoding glycine cleavage system aminomethyltransferase GcvT, with protein MTENYTALYEQHKKAGASFTDFGGWQMPLKYNSELAEHHAVRKAAGLFDLSHMGEVWVTGPDAAAILDYALAGKLSAVAVGKAKYSLICDADGGIIDDLITYRRADDKFLVVPNAGNAKVVADALQERAANFDVTVEDASVETSLIAVQGPAAEAILLQLVPAEQHALVTDLKYYAAVEVGVSFGGAVRDLLVARTGYTGEDGFEIYVPNLDAPALWEALLEAGEGHGLVPAGLAARDSLRLEAGMPLYGNELSRHVNAYAAGLGPVVSLAKESDFVGKEALAAIKAAGVGSTIGQKLVGLKGAGRRAARGHYPVLKDGTLVGEVTSGQPSPTLGYPIAMAYVDVEFAEPGTVLDVDLRGKPERFEVVALPFYRRQK; from the coding sequence ATGACTGAGAACTACACCGCTCTCTACGAGCAGCACAAGAAGGCCGGGGCCTCCTTCACGGACTTCGGTGGCTGGCAGATGCCGCTCAAGTACAACTCCGAGCTCGCCGAACACCACGCCGTGCGCAAGGCTGCCGGCCTGTTCGACCTCTCCCACATGGGCGAGGTCTGGGTGACCGGGCCGGACGCTGCCGCGATCCTGGACTACGCCCTTGCCGGCAAGTTGTCCGCGGTCGCCGTCGGGAAGGCCAAGTACTCCTTGATCTGTGACGCCGACGGCGGCATCATCGACGACCTCATCACCTACCGCAGGGCTGATGACAAGTTCCTCGTGGTGCCGAATGCGGGCAACGCGAAGGTGGTGGCCGATGCCTTGCAGGAACGCGCCGCCAACTTCGACGTGACCGTTGAAGATGCCTCCGTGGAAACTTCCCTCATCGCCGTCCAGGGTCCCGCCGCCGAGGCCATCCTGCTGCAGCTGGTTCCCGCAGAACAGCACGCCCTGGTCACGGATCTGAAGTACTACGCCGCAGTTGAAGTGGGCGTCAGCTTCGGGGGTGCCGTCCGCGACCTGCTCGTGGCCCGGACCGGTTACACCGGCGAGGACGGGTTCGAAATCTACGTTCCCAATCTGGACGCGCCCGCGCTGTGGGAAGCACTGCTGGAAGCCGGGGAAGGACATGGCCTGGTCCCCGCCGGCCTCGCAGCCCGTGATTCCCTCCGCCTTGAAGCAGGCATGCCGCTCTACGGCAACGAGCTCTCCCGCCACGTGAACGCCTACGCGGCTGGGCTGGGCCCGGTGGTGTCGCTGGCCAAGGAAAGCGACTTCGTGGGAAAGGAAGCCCTGGCCGCCATCAAGGCTGCCGGCGTCGGCTCCACCATCGGTCAGAAGCTCGTGGGCCTCAAGGGCGCCGGACGCCGCGCCGCCCGCGGCCACTACCCTGTCCTCAAGGACGGCACCCTCGTTGGCGAAGTGACCTCCGGCCAGCCGTCGCCCACCCTCGGCTACCCCATCGCAATGGCCTACGTCGACGTCGAATTCGCCGAGCCCGGCACCGTCCTGGACGTAGACCTCCGCGGCAAGCCCGAACGCTTCGAAGTAGTAGCCCTGCCGTTCTACCGTCGCCAAAAGTAG
- the gcvP gene encoding aminomethyl-transferring glycine dehydrogenase — protein sequence MTIQSLPTSFVDRHIGARRQADVETMLKAVGYDSVDGLVDVAVPASIRQETALRLQDALSEVEVLTELRKLAGKNKTAVQLIGQGYFDTVTPPVIRRSILESPAWYTAYTPYQPEISQGRLEALLNFQTMVQDLTALPVANASLLDEATAVAEAVLLMRRANKNKDAKDGRTLLDADCLPQTIAIVKGRAEALGFEVEVADLSKGLPEGAINGVVLQQPGVSGRVWDQSKVISAAKDRGALVTVAADLLALTLITPPGEQGADIAVGSTQRFGVPLFFGGPHAAYMAVQKGMERSLPGRLVGVSKDNAGAPAYRLALQTREQHIRREKATSNICTAQALLAIVSSFYAVYHGPDGLKAIAEGVHHKARVLATALASMGRELVTDSFFDTLTVRVPGKAAKVITAAEARGINLRFVDQDTVGVSLDETTTAATLSAVAVAFGAGPVGDAEGFELPESVLRTSGYLEHPVFNTHRSETQLLRYIRKLSDRDLALDRTMIPLGSCTMKLNATAEMEAISWPEFASIHPFAPDSQTEGWRELIAGLESDLAEITGYDQVSIQPNAGSQGELAGLLAIRGYHHSRGDQQRNVCLIPASAHGTNAASAVLAGMKVVVVATASDGTIDHEDLTAKIEAHKDVLSCIMITYPSTHGVYDGDVREVCDAVHAAGGQVYVDGANLNALVGLAQPGKFGGDVSHLNLHKTFCIPHGGGGPGVGPVAAKAHLAPFMPGDANNASSGGAVEGHGVAISASRFGSAGVLPISWAYVKLMGGEGLTEATKSALLAANYVATRLNEFYPVLYTGEGGLVAHECILDLRELTARTGVTAEDVAKRLIDFGFHAPTLAFPVAGTLMVEPTESEDLAEIDRFIDAMITIHAEIEQVAAGDFSLEASPVRNAPHTAAAVVSSDWDRAYPREQAVFPVPSLRQDKYFPPVGRIDGAAGDRNLICSCPPLEDFEN from the coding sequence ATGACGATTCAATCGCTTCCAACATCGTTTGTTGACCGCCATATCGGCGCGCGCCGCCAGGCCGACGTCGAAACCATGCTCAAGGCCGTGGGCTACGACAGCGTGGACGGCCTGGTGGACGTTGCCGTCCCGGCCTCCATTCGGCAGGAAACCGCCCTCCGCCTCCAGGACGCCCTCAGCGAGGTTGAGGTCCTCACGGAGTTGCGCAAGCTCGCCGGCAAGAACAAGACCGCCGTCCAATTGATCGGCCAGGGGTACTTCGACACGGTCACTCCGCCGGTGATCCGCCGCAGCATCCTTGAGTCCCCAGCCTGGTACACGGCCTACACCCCGTACCAGCCCGAGATTTCCCAGGGCCGCCTCGAGGCGCTGCTGAACTTCCAGACCATGGTCCAGGACCTCACGGCACTCCCGGTGGCCAACGCCTCACTGCTGGACGAGGCCACCGCGGTGGCCGAGGCCGTGCTCCTGATGCGGCGTGCCAATAAGAACAAAGACGCCAAGGACGGCAGGACTCTCCTCGACGCTGACTGCCTCCCCCAGACCATCGCCATCGTGAAGGGCCGCGCGGAGGCGCTGGGCTTCGAAGTTGAAGTGGCGGATCTCTCCAAGGGCCTGCCGGAAGGTGCCATCAACGGCGTCGTCCTGCAGCAGCCCGGGGTTTCCGGCCGGGTATGGGACCAGTCCAAAGTCATCAGCGCCGCCAAGGACCGCGGCGCCCTGGTCACCGTGGCAGCTGACCTGCTGGCCCTGACCCTGATCACCCCTCCGGGCGAGCAGGGCGCCGACATCGCTGTCGGCTCCACCCAGCGCTTTGGCGTGCCGCTGTTTTTTGGGGGGCCGCACGCCGCCTACATGGCCGTCCAGAAGGGCATGGAACGCTCGCTCCCCGGCCGCTTGGTGGGCGTCTCCAAGGACAACGCCGGCGCCCCTGCCTACCGGCTGGCTTTGCAGACCCGCGAGCAGCACATCCGCCGCGAGAAGGCCACGTCCAACATTTGCACCGCGCAGGCATTGCTGGCCATCGTTTCCTCCTTCTACGCGGTTTACCACGGCCCGGATGGACTGAAGGCCATCGCCGAAGGCGTCCACCACAAGGCACGCGTCCTGGCCACCGCCCTCGCGTCCATGGGCCGTGAACTGGTCACCGATTCCTTCTTCGACACCCTCACCGTGCGCGTCCCGGGCAAGGCCGCCAAGGTGATCACCGCCGCTGAAGCCCGCGGCATTAACCTGCGCTTTGTCGACCAGGACACGGTGGGCGTCTCCCTGGACGAGACGACGACGGCGGCAACGCTGTCCGCCGTCGCGGTCGCCTTTGGCGCGGGTCCGGTGGGCGACGCCGAAGGCTTCGAACTGCCTGAATCGGTCCTGCGCACCTCCGGCTACCTGGAGCACCCGGTGTTCAACACGCACCGGTCCGAGACGCAGCTGCTGCGCTACATCCGGAAGCTGTCGGACCGGGACCTGGCCTTGGACCGCACCATGATCCCGCTGGGTTCGTGCACCATGAAGCTGAACGCCACCGCGGAAATGGAAGCCATCTCCTGGCCGGAGTTCGCCTCCATCCACCCGTTCGCCCCGGACTCCCAGACCGAGGGCTGGCGCGAACTGATTGCTGGTCTTGAATCAGACCTGGCCGAGATTACCGGGTACGACCAGGTTTCCATCCAGCCCAACGCCGGATCCCAGGGCGAGCTCGCAGGCCTGCTGGCGATCCGCGGCTACCACCACTCCCGCGGTGACCAGCAGCGCAACGTCTGCCTGATCCCGGCTTCGGCGCACGGCACCAACGCCGCCTCCGCCGTCCTGGCAGGGATGAAGGTGGTTGTCGTGGCCACTGCATCTGACGGCACCATCGACCACGAGGACCTGACGGCCAAGATCGAGGCGCACAAGGATGTTCTGTCCTGCATCATGATCACCTACCCGTCCACCCATGGCGTGTACGACGGCGACGTCCGTGAGGTCTGCGACGCCGTGCACGCCGCCGGCGGCCAGGTATACGTGGACGGTGCCAACCTGAACGCGCTCGTTGGGCTGGCCCAGCCGGGCAAGTTCGGCGGCGACGTGTCCCACCTGAACCTGCACAAGACCTTCTGCATCCCGCACGGCGGCGGCGGACCCGGTGTTGGCCCTGTTGCTGCCAAGGCCCACCTAGCACCATTCATGCCGGGCGACGCCAACAACGCTTCTTCCGGGGGCGCAGTGGAGGGACACGGCGTTGCCATTTCAGCCTCGCGGTTCGGTTCGGCCGGCGTGCTGCCCATCTCCTGGGCCTACGTGAAGCTGATGGGCGGGGAGGGCCTGACCGAGGCCACCAAGTCCGCGCTGCTGGCTGCAAACTATGTCGCCACCCGGCTGAACGAGTTTTACCCGGTCCTCTACACCGGTGAAGGCGGTCTGGTGGCGCACGAGTGCATCCTGGACCTGCGTGAACTCACCGCCAGGACTGGAGTGACCGCCGAGGACGTGGCCAAGCGGCTGATCGACTTTGGCTTCCACGCCCCCACCCTGGCGTTCCCTGTCGCCGGGACGCTGATGGTGGAGCCCACCGAGTCCGAGGACCTCGCGGAAATCGACCGCTTCATCGACGCCATGATAACCATCCACGCCGAGATTGAGCAGGTTGCTGCCGGGGACTTCTCCCTGGAGGCATCCCCGGTGCGCAACGCACCCCACACGGCTGCCGCCGTCGTCAGTTCCGACTGGGACCGCGCCTACCCGCGCGAACAGGCCGTGTTCCCCGTGCCCTCGCTGCGGCAGGACAAGTACTTCCCGCCGGTGGGACGGATCGACGGCGCCGCCGGCGACCGGAACCTGATCTGCTCCTGCCCGCCGCTTGAAGACTTCGAAAACTAA
- the cycA gene encoding D-serine/D-alanine/glycine transporter gives MAIHPPTSNGEPARNGARTAVRSEPPHLERQLTNRHIQLIAIGGAIGTGLFMGSGKTISAAGPSVIFVYMIIGFMLFFVMRAMGELLLSNLNYKSFSDFAADLLGPWAGFFTGWTYWFCWVITGIADVIAIAGYSKELWPALPLWIPGLATIGILLLLNLATVKAFGETEFWFALIKIVAIAALIIVGLFMIFTGFQSDTGTASFTNLWSHGGFFPNEFMGFVAGFQIAVFAFVGIELVGTTAAEAKNPEKTLPKAINAIPVRVLLFYVGALVILMAVTPWTQFAAGHSPFIGMFSLAGLGAAATVVNLVVLTSAMSSANSGIYSTSRMVFGLAQEGDAPGIFSRLSTRKVPSNALRLSCVLLLSGVVLMYAGQDVGKAFEMVTTVSAVCFIFVWSIILASYISFRRRRPHLHAASNFKMPGGTPAVWVVYAFFAFVLWALTTQPDTLIALLVTPTWFVVLGVAWAVLRRRPAHLARFEVFRAELRNDAAVAAGRSAAGVSAEEVEQARK, from the coding sequence ATGGCGATTCATCCCCCCACGTCCAACGGCGAACCAGCGCGCAACGGCGCGCGCACGGCGGTCCGCAGCGAGCCTCCCCACCTGGAACGGCAGCTGACCAACCGCCATATCCAGCTCATTGCCATCGGCGGCGCGATCGGCACCGGCCTCTTCATGGGCTCCGGCAAAACCATTTCCGCGGCCGGCCCGTCCGTGATCTTCGTGTACATGATCATCGGGTTCATGCTCTTCTTCGTCATGCGCGCCATGGGCGAACTGCTGCTGAGCAACCTGAACTACAAGTCCTTCAGCGACTTCGCTGCGGACCTCCTGGGGCCGTGGGCCGGCTTCTTCACCGGCTGGACGTACTGGTTCTGCTGGGTAATCACCGGCATCGCGGACGTTATCGCCATCGCCGGCTACTCCAAGGAACTGTGGCCGGCGCTGCCGCTCTGGATCCCTGGCCTGGCCACCATCGGCATCCTGCTCCTGCTGAACCTCGCCACGGTCAAGGCCTTCGGCGAGACCGAGTTCTGGTTCGCCCTCATCAAGATTGTCGCCATCGCTGCGCTCATCATCGTGGGCCTTTTCATGATTTTCACCGGCTTCCAGTCCGACACGGGCACGGCCAGCTTCACCAACCTGTGGAGCCACGGCGGGTTCTTCCCCAACGAATTCATGGGCTTCGTAGCCGGATTCCAGATCGCCGTGTTCGCCTTCGTCGGCATTGAACTGGTGGGCACCACCGCCGCCGAGGCCAAGAACCCGGAGAAGACCCTGCCCAAGGCCATCAACGCCATCCCGGTCCGCGTACTCCTGTTCTACGTGGGCGCGCTGGTCATCCTGATGGCCGTCACCCCGTGGACCCAGTTCGCCGCTGGCCACAGCCCCTTCATCGGCATGTTCTCCCTGGCCGGCCTCGGCGCCGCGGCCACCGTGGTCAACCTGGTGGTCCTCACCTCGGCCATGTCCTCCGCCAACTCCGGCATCTACTCCACGTCCCGCATGGTCTTCGGCCTTGCCCAGGAGGGCGACGCGCCGGGCATCTTCAGCCGCCTGTCCACGAGGAAGGTGCCCAGCAACGCCCTGCGCCTGTCCTGCGTGCTGCTGCTCTCCGGCGTCGTCCTCATGTACGCCGGCCAGGACGTTGGCAAGGCGTTCGAAATGGTGACCACAGTGTCCGCCGTCTGCTTCATCTTCGTCTGGTCGATCATCCTGGCCAGCTACATCTCGTTCCGTCGCCGCCGCCCCCATCTGCACGCGGCGTCGAACTTTAAGATGCCAGGCGGCACCCCCGCGGTCTGGGTGGTCTACGCGTTCTTCGCGTTCGTCCTCTGGGCGCTGACCACCCAACCGGACACCCTCATCGCCTTGTTGGTGACGCCCACCTGGTTCGTCGTCCTTGGCGTGGCCTGGGCCGTCCTGCGGCGCCGACCCGCACACCTTGCCCGCTTCGAGGTCTTCCGCGCCGAGCTTCGCAATGACGCCGCGGTGGCAGCCGGACGGAGCGCCGCCGGGGTGTCCGCCGAAGAGGTAGAGCAGGCCAGGAAGTAA